One segment of Solanum stenotomum isolate F172 chromosome 1, ASM1918654v1, whole genome shotgun sequence DNA contains the following:
- the LOC125847840 gene encoding B3 domain-containing protein At5g42700-like isoform X1: MEERNFIPVKRRTKSCKKRQQQQVEPHRLKSTSHSSASTSTQTDPLSMIKTVQLDRKKMIPKKPRSVKSKAKQVKSNHPRKAESIKRKGSKRTRINDLYDDVEAKYSVMERAEKVLSSLPDEFPSFAKCMLPSNVAHGFWLHLPKSFCNMHLPSSDTTVILVDEWGNEYKTSYLLERNGLSAGWRGFSISHRLLKGDLLIFRLIEPCKMKVYIVRVNGQEVVDAALCLMNWETLNTSLDLVRKDNRKRKKAKHLAEPFFVDLSKPKEHVQNDSHCAVDLNVSPSEHRSENNSEDLDSEVLEGSDVTNRLQSNEICCSETSFLHDSPHKSIACR, from the exons ATGGAAGAGAGGAATTTCATTCCTGTAAAACGTAGGACCAAAAGTTGTAAAAAAAGGCAACAACAACAAGTAGAACCTCATAGACTAAAATCCACTTCACATTCTTCTGCTTCTACTTCAACTCAAACTGATCCTTTATCCATG ATTAAGACGGTGCAGTTGGATAGGAAAAAGATGATTCCTAAAAAGCCTAGAAGTGTTAAATCTAAGGCGAAGCAA GTGAAATCTAATCATCCGAGGAAGGCTGAGAG CATTAAACGTAAGGGGTCAAAGAGGACAAGGATTAATGACCTTTATGATGATGTTGAAGCTAAATATTCTGTTATGGAGCGAGCAGAAAAGGTTTTATCAAGCCTACCAGATGAATTTCCCAGCTTTGCAAAGTGTATGCTCCCTTCGAATGTTGCTCATGGATTTTGGCTG CATCTTCCAAAGTCATTCTGCAACATGCATTTACCTAGTTCTGATACCACAGTCATTTTGGTTGATGAATGGGGCAATGAGTACAAGACAAGTTATCTTCTAGAAAGGAATGGTTTAAGTGCTGGTTGGAGAGGATTTTCCATCTCTCACAGACTACTTAAAGGAGATCTTTTGATTTTTCGCTTGATTGAACCTTGCAAAATGAAG GTCTATATAGTCAGAGTAAATGGTCAAGAAGTGGTAGATGCAGCTCTTTGCCTCATGAATTGGGAAACTCTGAACACATCACTTG ATCTTGTACGGAAAGATAATAGGAAGCGAAAGAAAGCAAAGCATTTGGCAGAGCCTTTTTTCGTTGATTTATCTAAACCAAAAGAGCATGTTCAAAATGACAGCCATTGTGCTGTTGATTTAAATGTTTCACCTTCAGAGCATCGATCTGAAAATAACAGTGAAGATTTGGATTCCGAGGTTCTAGAAG GTTCAGATGTGACCAACCGCTTGCAATCTAATGAAATATGCTGCTCCGAAACATCATTTTTACATGATAGCCCTCACAAGAGCATAGCTTGTAGGTAG
- the LOC125847840 gene encoding B3 domain-containing protein At5g42700-like isoform X2, with product MEERNFIPVKRRTKSCKKRQQQQVEPHRLKSTSHSSASTSTQTDPLSMIKTVQLDRKKMIPKKPRSVKSKAKQVKSNHPRKAESIKRKGSKRTRINDLYDDVEAKYSVMERAEKVLSSLPDEFPSFAKCMLPSNVAHGFWLHLPKSFCNMHLPSSDTTVILVDEWGNEYKTSYLLERNGLSAGWRGFSISHRLLKGDLLIFRLIEPCKMKVYIVRVNGQEVVDAALCLMNWETLNTSLDLVRKDNRKRKKAKHLAEPFFVDLSKPKEHVQNDSHCAVDLNVSPSEHRSENNSEDLDSEVLEGRDGGGL from the exons ATGGAAGAGAGGAATTTCATTCCTGTAAAACGTAGGACCAAAAGTTGTAAAAAAAGGCAACAACAACAAGTAGAACCTCATAGACTAAAATCCACTTCACATTCTTCTGCTTCTACTTCAACTCAAACTGATCCTTTATCCATG ATTAAGACGGTGCAGTTGGATAGGAAAAAGATGATTCCTAAAAAGCCTAGAAGTGTTAAATCTAAGGCGAAGCAA GTGAAATCTAATCATCCGAGGAAGGCTGAGAG CATTAAACGTAAGGGGTCAAAGAGGACAAGGATTAATGACCTTTATGATGATGTTGAAGCTAAATATTCTGTTATGGAGCGAGCAGAAAAGGTTTTATCAAGCCTACCAGATGAATTTCCCAGCTTTGCAAAGTGTATGCTCCCTTCGAATGTTGCTCATGGATTTTGGCTG CATCTTCCAAAGTCATTCTGCAACATGCATTTACCTAGTTCTGATACCACAGTCATTTTGGTTGATGAATGGGGCAATGAGTACAAGACAAGTTATCTTCTAGAAAGGAATGGTTTAAGTGCTGGTTGGAGAGGATTTTCCATCTCTCACAGACTACTTAAAGGAGATCTTTTGATTTTTCGCTTGATTGAACCTTGCAAAATGAAG GTCTATATAGTCAGAGTAAATGGTCAAGAAGTGGTAGATGCAGCTCTTTGCCTCATGAATTGGGAAACTCTGAACACATCACTTG ATCTTGTACGGAAAGATAATAGGAAGCGAAAGAAAGCAAAGCATTTGGCAGAGCCTTTTTTCGTTGATTTATCTAAACCAAAAGAGCATGTTCAAAATGACAGCCATTGTGCTGTTGATTTAAATGTTTCACCTTCAGAGCATCGATCTGAAAATAACAGTGAAGATTTGGATTCCGAGGTTCTAGAAG GTAGAGATGGCGGAGGACTCTGA
- the LOC125853683 gene encoding B3 domain-containing protein At3g19184-like: MAESKKKLTYEECRLKRIEENKKRWQELKLTMLAEDVHNATSPKPSPMKKVKPTVRQEVDRSAVRRSNRVADKPPPNYKEVLIEPLGRPRSYKRKDLLNRVYAADEDRQYAIGRAEQLQSESDADFPSFVKPMLQSHVTGGFWLGLPVHFCKTHLPKHDEYVTLVDENGDEFQTKYLALKTGLSGGWRGFALDHELVDGDALVFQLVAPTRFKVYIIRVNQAED; encoded by the exons ATGGCGGAATCAAAGAAGAAGTTAACTTACGAAGAATGCCGATTGAAGAGAATCGAAGAGAACAAGAAGAGATGGCAAGAGCTGAAGCTAACTATGCTCGCTGAAGATGTTCACAACGCTACGAGCCCTAAGCCCTCTCCT ATGAAGAAGGTGAAGCCGACGGTTAGGCAGGAGGTTGATCGCTCTGCTGTGAGAAGGTCCAATCGTGTTGCGGATAAGCCTCCTCCTAACTATAAAGAA GTTCTTATTGAACCTTTGGGACGACCAAGGAG CTACAAGCGAAAAGATTTGTTAAATCGCGTCTATGCTGCAGATGAAGATAGGCAGTATGCTATAGGAAGAGCAGAGCAGTTGCAATCAGAGTCTGATGCTGATTTCCCAAGTTTTGTGAAACCTATGCTGCAATCACATGTAACTGGTGGGTTTTGGCTG GGTCTTCCTGTTCATTTTTGCAAGACACATCTCCCTAAACACGACGAATATGTTACCTTGGTTGATGAGAATGGAGatgaatttcaaacaaaatacCTTGCGTTGAAGACGGGCCTGAGTGGTGGATGGAGGGGGTTTGCCCTTGATCATGAATTAGTTGATGGTGATGCACTAGTTTTTCAGTTGGTTGCGCCAACAAGATTTAAG GTTTACATCATAAGGGTTAATCAAGCGGAAGATTAG